The following proteins come from a genomic window of Leopardus geoffroyi isolate Oge1 chromosome A3, O.geoffroyi_Oge1_pat1.0, whole genome shotgun sequence:
- the LYG1 gene encoding lysozyme g-like protein 1, translating to MSVLWLLLGLLALTDLSESSNWGCYGNIRNFNTPGASCGIGKRQGLNYCGVRASERLAEIDMPYILRYQPVIRTVGQKYCMDPAVIAGVLSRESHGGNIMVNVGNVGDGIGVVQDPGLYAPTSWISESQVSQIIEVLTLRIKEIQTRFPTWTPDQYLRGGLCAYAGGPGYIRSSQDLNCDFCNDVLARAKYFKRHGF from the exons ATGTCTGTGCTGTGGCTGCTTCTGGGTCTCCTTGCCCTTACTG ATTTATCTGAAAGCAGCAACTGGGGATGCTATGGAAACATCCGAAACTTCAACACCCCTGGAGCATCTTGTGGGATTGGAAAACGTCAAGGCCTGAACTACTGTG GAGTTCGTGCTTCTGAAAGGCTGGCTGAAATAGACATGCCATACATCCTGAGATATCAGCCTGTGATTCGTACTGTTGGCCAAAAGTACTGCATGGATCCTGCAGTGATCGCTGGTGTCTTGTCCAGGGAGTCTCATGGTGGCAACATTATGGTCAATGTGGGCAATGTGGGTGATGGAATCGGGGTTGTGCAG GATCCTGGCCTTTATGCTCCCACATCCTGGATCAGCGAGTCCCAGGTTTCTCAGATAATCGAGGTCCTTACACTTAGGATCAAAGAAATCCAGACCAGGTTTCCAACCTGGACCCCTGACCAGTACCTGAGAG GTGGACTCTGTGCCTATGCTGGAGGTCCTGGCTACATCAGAAGCAGCCAAGACCTGAACTGTGACTTCTGCAATGATGTCCTTGCACGAGCCAAATACTTCAAGAGACACGGCTTCTAA